Proteins from a single region of Carassius gibelio isolate Cgi1373 ecotype wild population from Czech Republic chromosome A5, carGib1.2-hapl.c, whole genome shotgun sequence:
- the snrnp27 gene encoding U4/U6.U5 small nuclear ribonucleoprotein 27 kDa protein isoform X2: MGRSRSRTPPRRERRRSRSSSRDRERRRRERERSRDRDRRRSHSRSPHRRRSRSPRRHRSSSLSPLRQKDRRDDDRKEVKDKPAKVHQISAEDMQGKTEEEIEMMKLMGFGAFDSTKGKKKEGSDAAFAFNVSQKRKYRQYMNRKGGFNRPLDFIA, from the exons ATGGGAAGAAGCAGGAGCCGAACACCACCACGACGAG AGAGACGGCGTTCACGCTCGTCCTCGCGAGATCGTGAGAGGAGGCGCAGGGAGCGCGAGAGGTCCCGGGACAGAGACCGGCGAAGGTCACACTCACGCTCCCCCCACAGACGCAGATCCAG GTCTCCACGGCGACACCGTTCCTCCTCCCTATCTCCACTGCGGCAGAAGGACAGACGGGACGATGACCGGAAGGAAGTTAAGGACAAACCAGCAAAGGTCCATCAGATATCAG CTGAGGACATGCAAGGAAAGACTGAGGAGGAAATAGAGATGATGAAACTGATGGGCTTTGGAGCCTTTGACAGTACAAAG GGCAAGAAGAAGGAGGGATCTGATGCTGCGTTTGCATTTAACGTGTCGCAAAAGAGAAAATACAG GCAATACATGAACAGGAAAGGTGGTTTCAACAGACCTTTGGATTTCATTGCCTGA
- the snrnp27 gene encoding U4/U6.U5 small nuclear ribonucleoprotein 27 kDa protein isoform X1, protein MGRSRSRTPPRRDGAALTTQSRSSERRRSRSSSRDRERRRRERERSRDRDRRRSHSRSPHRRRSRSPRRHRSSSLSPLRQKDRRDDDRKEVKDKPAKVHQISAEDMQGKTEEEIEMMKLMGFGAFDSTKGKKKEGSDAAFAFNVSQKRKYRQYMNRKGGFNRPLDFIA, encoded by the exons ATGGGAAGAAGCAGGAGCCGAACACCACCACGACGAG atggagcagcgtTAACTACACAGAGCCGCAGTTCAG AGAGACGGCGTTCACGCTCGTCCTCGCGAGATCGTGAGAGGAGGCGCAGGGAGCGCGAGAGGTCCCGGGACAGAGACCGGCGAAGGTCACACTCACGCTCCCCCCACAGACGCAGATCCAG GTCTCCACGGCGACACCGTTCCTCCTCCCTATCTCCACTGCGGCAGAAGGACAGACGGGACGATGACCGGAAGGAAGTTAAGGACAAACCAGCAAAGGTCCATCAGATATCAG CTGAGGACATGCAAGGAAAGACTGAGGAGGAAATAGAGATGATGAAACTGATGGGCTTTGGAGCCTTTGACAGTACAAAG GGCAAGAAGAAGGAGGGATCTGATGCTGCGTTTGCATTTAACGTGTCGCAAAAGAGAAAATACAG GCAATACATGAACAGGAAAGGTGGTTTCAACAGACCTTTGGATTTCATTGCCTGA